accctttgcccagcctccctcattgttagaccgctaattgtaaaaatgtgtgacaggtgtttacccatgtgatgagtcagtgtgaataataggattattaattttactattttgagtggcattgtgttctttgtgaaaacaagaagtttaccatggagttggtgcattggttatgttgtggtcattgtgtctcaggcatcacaaattgtgtgtaaacaatcgagaaaaactgaaACCCGCTGACAGCAGTGTTCTGAAATCTAACAAACTATTTGTCTTAGTTTGTTCTGGTATCAGCTGGTGACATCATCATCGCCAGCTCCCCGGCTCCCCTCTGTGATGGCGAGAGTCATGAAATCCAGCTGAAGATttcaggcaactacacacagTTGCTGGTTGATGGGCAGCCTGGACGAAGTGAAGATGCAGATGCAGCGGTGGACCTTTTGTCTCCTTCCAGCACCTTCATAGGAGGTCTCCCTGGTGAGCACACACGTAATGTGTTGGGAATGAAGGAGCTCAAGTACATTTAGAGTTCTCTGAGGAGAGGAAACATTTGAAACAAATAAATGGAGTTGCTACTGAACTGCACATGATATATAGAGTTGGTTTAAGACAGTGAAGGTAACATACCGTAGTCTTATAAGTAAACACACCCATCTATGTACAAATACAGTTTTAGACATGTTTTGTCAGTAATACAGTCTGCTTCAGCgatgttagcatactgtatgcCTTTAGTGCTTGAGTGGTTTACGTGATGGTTCACTTACAGCTTGAGCCGTGTTGTCATTTCTTCCCTCAGAGGTTCCCCTGGTCTCCACCCTGGTGACTGCGCCCTACAGCGGCTGTATGGAGGTCACCGTGAATGGACAAACGTTGGACTTGGACCAGGCCATTGAAAAACATAACGATATCCGTTCCCACTCCTGCCCCCTGCTGGATTCAAACCAGTGACCTTCACTTTGCCACAGCAAAAAAAGTCATCTAAAAAGCAGTGGAGATTGTATCCAGTTTATTTATGAGATCAAACCTCGAGTAGTGAGGAGGTATATTAGATTGAAATGTCTAAATCTAAACCAGGTCTTGTGGTCCAAGTGGACCCTAAGTCAATGGTCACCAGGCACTACCAATGACTTTAAGCAGTCTAAGTAAATCAATAAGCCAACATGCGATCTCCACTTCATCAGGCAGAAGTCATGGGATGGAATGCTTTTCTCGCCCCACCATTTTAGCCCTCAAGAGCATCAGTCAGATCCAGGTCTGCTATCTGGACCTGGTATTCTATACCGACAGATGACCTGAACTTGGTTGGCCGATATCCACGATTCCTGACACCTAGAGCGACCAAGGGTCCTATTTGAAGAAAAGGGTGTAGAAAGATGAGTCCTCCCTCCCTTTATTAACTTCTAGAAAACCTTTGCACACATTGCAGGTTGATGTGGTGAGACATGAAGCCATGTTCTTGATCTCTTCTCCACCATGGCACCGCTACATGTCTATGTACAATTTAAAACCATGTGCCTACTGAGAAGATCAGCCCTACATTGAAGAGCACTCTACAAGATGGCATATTCTTTCACAAAGCTGCAGCATACTGTTCACTGACTGACAGCCAACCCTCCCTACGTACACTAAAGGCCCAAATCCTGTACCCTCGGAACCATGTTACTCTTAGCACCCACTGCAATCCGGTCCAACAATGACATTCATTAAAGAAGCACAGGGAGGGAGGGCGTCTCCGCAACGAAGAGGAAGTGCACTGCATCCAACAAACCATACAAGCTACTGAGAGGAAAAAGGAGTGTGCTATAATATACTGTGTGTAAATAATGAGACTGTACACTGCTTTCTAGACATAAACTACCTTGCAATATTCTCACTGAGGTTATCATGCAttgaagtgaaaaaaacacttaagtctctaaaaaaaaaaacagtacagctGTGATTTGCATCCCTTATGGGGATTGAAAGCAATAGAACCGTAGTAGAACTTTACAGAACCATCTTTAGTTCTTTAATTCATAGGTGCTAACTAAaccaaaatgcagaaaaaaaaccttGCCAGAGGAGCAATGCTCAACTCCATGATGTACCGTATAGTTTCCTCATGAATGAATGCCAGAAATATTACCTTTTTTATGTTTCGTTTTTTTAATCGTGGTGTACATTGTAatgctcttttgtttttttctttttaccagCTCAGTATGCGTACAATGCTACaatcctatttaaaaaaaaagcaaaataaagagTTCTATGAACGTCAAAAGAGTACAATTATACTTTGAAAATGTTTGTATGTTGTGGAGCTGAAGGTGGTTCATGTAACGTGCTGACTGATAAATCATACACACTTAACTCCTTGCTGTTGCAACAAGTCACACGAAACATTCTACTTTGTTAACATTGacaatacaaacaatatagCAGCCACATTGGTGTTCTTTAATGTTATATTCCTGTTGAAAGAAAGCCCTTATTCGTAGTGCATTTGTCATGAGACAACACACAGGAGCACCTGCAATCTAAGGATGGTTATAGCAAACAGCTTTAATGGTAGACTAAACACTTGAGAAGTTCATATCTacgtaaataatatatatatttatatataacacTACACAGATAGACACCGGCATCCTTTCTAGACATCTCCACCTACAAACTAATTCAAGTAGACAAAGTCTAGACACAAATGACCTAacatgccattttttttgttttgcctgAAGGCTCAGTAGTTATAAGGTGGAGGTTTTTCAAAGGGGCTTTTGGAGGATGCGTAGAGAATTGGAGCATTGGGTGTGAGCATGAAACCTCCTGTTTCCTGGGTGACACCCTGTGAGGGCGGCTGGCTATGGGTTTCTTCAGAAGGACAGGAAGTACCAGGAAGTCCCCCCTCTGGGATCATCTGTGGGGTGGCAGGTCCCTGGAAACTGCTGTTAGGCTGtgggacatacagtatattatctcTTGTTCAGTAACATACTGTATTCAAATCAGTCCAGTGGGGACCCACCTGCATCTGGACTGGATAGTTGGGGTAAGCAGGTAGATTCTGTCCTGCAGGACAGAATCCAGCATATGTGAGCATGTGCTGAGTGGGGTTGTACAGGATGTGGGGTGGCGGCGCTGGGCTTGGGGCCACTGGTGGAAGGGGCTTCTGCTGCAGGCGgtcacaaaacatgtttatattGTAGCTCACCAAGATGATGCTGTTTTATATATTGCACACATTATTGCATAGTTCATgtgtatatagtacatatgCTTGTCTCGACTTTTACCATGTCCTTATACGCTCCGAGGATGGCGGCAGTGATGATTCCAAGGAAGAGGCCGATCACGTTGAGGGCCACCGAGGCCCACAGCAAACGATGAAGATGGATCACATCCCAGCAGCTGCTGACACCGGTGAACTCAAAGTACTGTGGGTGATAGTCTGCGCTGTAATGTTATTAATATGTAGAATATATATAGAgacagatgaaatatatgaaatgcAGTACATGATATGTGTGCAAAATGACATAAAGGTTACCTCTCACAGTTGTACAGGTAGCAGCAGTAGCAGGTGTTACTTCTCAGCTTCAACTTACAGGCTTTGTCAAATGAATGACAAGTCACCTGTTTGATAGGTTTgagtcattattattgttaaaagcTCACTTTCATAGGAATAGTACTTAATTTtgatatatattcatttaacatgttaaGCCTTCAGTATGATGGAGCACACTTTtacactactactaccactactattACCAATAAAATTAACATTGCCAGCTGAATGGTTGCATTAAAAAGTCTCAACCACTAGATGTCACTATATATCCTCAGCCGAAACATTTTGTAGAATTTTGACTCAGATTTTCAACCACAAAtaatcattttctgcaaatattatgtccgTGGTTTAAGACTGACAGGGCAATTTTATATTTGTCCgggtggcaacacgtagctgattacATCGTTCCTCCAacagacttagtgatgcacgtgagagtaACGTTTGGTTAGCGGTGTTGTAACAAAAGTGGCTAAAAACGGTTGAAAAACACTTCTCTCGACCATAGTTATATGTACTTTGTAGTTTTACTTGAATTGAAAAACGAAAACACACTAAGAACTCACATTGGTCACACTTAAGGTATATATTGTGAATTTTTGCTATTTCAAATATAACAAACAAGAAAATAAGCGTTAGAATATCTCAACCAAAACACGACGTGACGTACATGACGTACATGACGTAAGTAATTGACTAGTAGTAGAAGAAGAAACAGCACCTCAGTATAGTAGCTGTCATAAGCATATCCAGAGCCACTGGCATAAAAGTCGCACATGTCCTCTTGCAGGGGCCTTGTGTCCTGTGTGGGACACATAAAGATTAGAATCAAACAGCCATTTTTAAagatacaaaatgttttttacagCACAAATACAGCTgaggcggtcaagtggttagcgcgcagacctcacaattccaccctcggccatctctgtgtggagtttgcatgttctccccgtgcatgcgtgggttttctccgggtactccggtttcctcccacattccaaaaacatgctaggttaattggcgactccaaattgtccataggtatgaatgtgagtgtgaatggttgtttgtctatatgtgccctgtgattggctggcgaccagtccagggtgtaccccgcctctctaatTGATACAATTGATAAAAATGTGCATCTGTTTGATGTTAAAGTtgtcctctgatttcagatcaccATTTGCAATATAAGTGACTATTATAATTGTTAGATTAGAACAGGGCTCcagactaactttttttttgcttgaagcACATTTAAAATTTTAGGAGCAcagactttggaaaaaaaacaatttttgctGAATGCTGAATCCTGACTATGCAAGGATGCACGTATAACATTTTTGGGGTAGTGCATGATGCACATTAGTGTGACTGCAGCAGTTTATGATCAGCAGCGAGCCTCCTGCACCAGCATGATAGAATGAATGAGGTCATTAAATGATTTCATTGTGTGAGGCTTGAAAGAGCAATGAATATAAATTCTAGTGTCCTCTGAGCCGGCTttgatagtattgttgatcaaTATCAGCGTCTCACGCCAGAGAATGAATAGCTTTTTAAATTCCCCCTGGTTCACCCACGCTCATTAAAGGACATTTGATGTTTCACTAGGTTAATGGGACAAACGGAGCTCTGTCAGTTTCCTTGTGTAGTCCTGCACTGTGTACATTTCTGTGCAGAACCAGTAATGTTTACTTCAATGAGCGAAAGCTGGTGTGTCCAAagtaaggcccgggggccatttttttattggtctaaaaatataattcctATAAAATCGTAAGAGTATCTTAAAAGgaataacatataatattttgaggaaaaataccATACTTTAGTTGCATTAaggtaaaatattaaagaaagatttttttcataatattatgaaaaataaaacaatgaatgaagttgtaattttttgaatgtTAGATTGTGGAATAAATTAtgttatgagaacaaagtcaaataaagttataatattatgggaataaactccAGAATaaattaccagaagaaaagaaagtaaaaatagttagaaaataagaaaagcaacagcagaaatgaaaaatcagctgtaattttactagagcaacaataaaaaatgagaaaaaaatagcaattttacaagaataaactcataatattatggaaaaataagaaaaaataatgtaattttattagcAGAGTTTATTAGCAAgagttgaaaagaaaaaagaaaaaaatattttttcaagttgcagtatgagaaacaaacaaaacaaaattagattgggggaaaagttatattattatggtaataacgtcaaaatattatgggaataaagtcataattatgagaacaaaatttacaaaagcaaaaatgagaaagaaGTGCATACtgataatatgctttttcacctatatcgaagctgaaatatatttttcttcttgAAATATGAATACGTTATGAGCATATCTACACATGTTGGTTTATAAAACATCAAAGAAAAAGTAACAGCTTATTCACTGGAAATTACGATAAACAGTAATTGATACCATTGATTTGTGAATTTTCATGTTGAcattctcctctgatttcagaccaccatttgcaataaaagtgactgttgtaattattagactAGATCAGCGCTCCAGAGCACGCTTGGAGACTGTGAAGAAGAGGCTAAGTGGATAGCTATACGTAGCTAACCAGCTGCGGTCAGAGCGAGGGAAGAAATCAGTGCccggcaaaatgtgtaaacaaagaaaaatgtaGAATACGCTGTTTCAGCTCTAATGCGGCATTGCttatgattgttagcatgtgcaTAAGCATATGGGATTGGTTTGTTAGATGAATACTTACAATGAACTCTGATGCGATGATCCCATCCACAATGGCACAGAAGAAAGACGCAACGACTCCGATGCTGACGAAGATAATGGCCGCCATGAGCTTTGAGACAAGAAATGTGCAGTGAGGGCTATTTATTGAATATATAACATCttagaaaagtacaatgaaatatacaaaatagCAGAAGAGGGTAAAGATCAGTCATGTAACACACACTTCTTTTCTGTGATTGCTCAGTGTCAGGTCTGTAGGGTGATAAAGGAAATGGACAGCGCCATGCTCCGATAAAGCAGAAATGCCTTGTGGGTAATTTACAGGCAAAGTAGCTTTGAACTGAACAGAAGGGTGGCTTTTGGTAATGGCAATGTTGGCTGAATAACGTCCACAGATGTCCAATCATAAACCTTACCATCAACTTTATAGCTACTTTATAGCTTTATAGCTTTACTGTCACTGTTCAGTCACTCCACCAGGACACAGCTTCCTGTGCTGGAACACAACTTCCATTCATGGAACACAACTTCCATTCATCGAACATTTCCTattaccgcttgtcctcatgacaggtgagctggagcctaccccagctgacttcaggtgcaAGGTCAAGTCAATCACAGTGGCGTATgtagacaaagacaaagagtCTCCAATTACCCTGAACACTTCGCTGATCGAATTTCACTCAATCgtagttttcaaaaatatattaatgaataaatcatgctgtttgggggtggaatactgtaaaaaaatacatacattccaACAGACATGATAATTCTGAATCATAACTAGGGATGTGATCCACATTTTTTAGCTTCTgatcagatttttaaaaataatgcatcCAAAGTATTGCtgaatttccttttttttattacacagcatgatcaacaatattgttatattgctCTATGAATCAGGTCCCTAATACAATAAAAGAGCCTATAAAGGTCCATCCAATCAAAGATAACATTGGAAAAAATGGGAGTGCAAATTACTTTTAGGGGTAGGACTAATCATTTGATATCGTTATAGATCAATTGGTGTTGTGATTTACTTTTTAACTATTTTCAACgcaatagtaatttattgacggtccctagtaTACACAACCAGTGGAAGCTGATATTATCTGATCTTCAAAATACAGtggataataaaaaataaaaataaaaaagtgaaagcaaaaataaaaatactaataataaaaaacacgggctactgttgctgaagtaacccacaccaagctaaaactcaactgtgaacctccaacgtcacttcctgtccacacgccACTCAGATCATCTCAGATGTGATTAATGATTATATATTAGATTATATATTAGAATATGCAGAAGGCCACAAAAAACAGCTACAGGCTAAAAATGCCCCCCCTCGGGTCTCACTTTGGGCACCCATTTGTCGGCGTGTATAGTGTAGTAAGCTGTATTGGTAGTGAAACACAAAAAGGTACACAATTTTGGTGCCTTTTGACACTTTGAACTTTGATTATGTTCAGTATTacaccttttaaaaaaatataacaaaaaatataccgTGCTGTCATTACAGCTACTTTCATTTGTAgttaataattaaatgaaagcCAGTGAAAATACGACACAAGGGGGTGTCGATTCAATGAAAGCACATCTTAAAGACAGGGcaagaaaatacaatatattcctagtgaaaaaaaaaaaaatacaattttccgGGTGGGTTTTTATCTGCCCCTGGCCCAGACTCTCCACTTCATTAGCTGTTTAAATGACTCGGCTTTTATGGGCTGCAAGTGGGAGATGAGGCCAGCAGTGCAGACAATAGAGCCTGACAAATGCATGACTTCACATTAGCTTAGCACCCGCTGCCGCCACATAAAACACATCCCTACACTCCAGCCACAGCCTCAAACCTGCTCTCACACTCCAGAGAAGCAAAGCCACATGTCAAAACACACTACGCTAAAGATGCTAATACGGAAGAGTAAAGCAAGAAATAGTTAAGCTGCCTTTGTGTTGACGTTGTGTAACTAATGTCCCTGCAAGGTCTTTTTGCCCCGCTCACTGGGCCAGTAAGGCATCAGCAGCACAGCACTGGTAATAAGAAGTGAGGA
The Doryrhamphus excisus isolate RoL2022-K1 chromosome 12, RoL_Dexc_1.0, whole genome shotgun sequence genome window above contains:
- the LOC131139553 gene encoding transmembrane protein 255B, giving the protein MQQPEAQQTTQTPDSDILDPEVGYIRRRKTALWVTVALLALSLVVLAIGLISATRTDNVPVAGYYPGITLSFGAFLGIVGIHLVENRRPMLMAAIIFVSIGVVASFFCAIVDGIIASEFIDTRPLQEDMCDFYASGSGYAYDSYYTEVTCHSFDKACKLKLRSNTCYCCYLYNCESADYHPQYFEFTGVSSCWDVIHLHRLLWASVALNVIGLFLGIITAAILGAYKDMQKPLPPVAPSPAPPPHILYNPTQHMLTYAGFCPAGQNLPAYPNYPVQMQPNSSFQGPATPQMIPEGGLPGTSCPSEETHSQPPSQGVTQETGGFMLTPNAPILYASSKSPFEKPPPYNY